A portion of the Streptomyces coeruleoprunus genome contains these proteins:
- a CDS encoding CDP-alcohol phosphatidyltransferase family protein, translating to MPDFPEVFRNLSTAQKPAKGVSVYTRFVNRPAGRALAAVAYRNGVTPNQVTLLGALCTFPALAAVAVVPPGPVMALLVFAALALGFALDSADGQLARGRGEASASGEWLDHVMDVVKVVGLHTAVLVSFYRFFDLPGEAFLLVPLVFQLAAVVILFAGLLTEKLKWQTGRAAPSAPPSSLRSVLLLPVDYGTVCLSFLFLGSEDLFLVVYCALLAAHIVFMAVFLVKWFRELS from the coding sequence ATGCCGGACTTTCCCGAGGTGTTCAGAAACCTGTCGACGGCCCAGAAGCCCGCGAAGGGCGTCTCCGTGTACACGCGGTTCGTGAACCGCCCGGCGGGCCGCGCGCTCGCGGCGGTCGCGTACCGGAACGGCGTGACGCCGAACCAGGTGACGCTGCTGGGCGCGCTCTGCACCTTTCCGGCGCTGGCCGCCGTGGCGGTGGTGCCGCCCGGGCCCGTGATGGCGCTCCTCGTCTTCGCCGCCCTGGCGCTCGGCTTCGCCCTCGACTCGGCGGACGGACAGCTGGCGCGGGGGCGCGGGGAGGCGAGCGCCTCCGGCGAGTGGCTCGACCACGTGATGGACGTCGTCAAGGTCGTCGGCCTCCACACGGCGGTGCTGGTGTCGTTCTACCGCTTCTTCGACCTGCCCGGCGAGGCGTTCCTCCTCGTTCCGCTGGTCTTCCAGCTCGCCGCGGTCGTCATTCTCTTCGCCGGTCTCCTGACCGAGAAACTGAAGTGGCAGACGGGAAGGGCGGCGCCGTCGGCGCCGCCCTCGTCGCTCCGGTCCGTGCTCCTCCTGCCCGTCGACTACGGCACGGTCTGCCTCAGCTTCCTATTCCTGGGGAGTGAGGACCTCTTCCTCGTCGTGTACTGCGCGCTTCTCGCGGCGCACATCGTCTTCATGGCCGTCTTCCTGGTGAAGTGGTTCCGCGAGCTCTCCTGA
- a CDS encoding cytochrome P450 produces MAGGTIPATDEDALASLDLFGDGFVADPYPAFAALQRSAPVHQDRATGLWLVSRYEDVERILLDPAGFLPDNAQHAVTRLPVPALRILARAGFTLPPALANNGGPTHTGLRRLVTRFFSADRVTGAVPLIERTARELLTGADDELTATGTYDLARDFARLLPCRVMMRLLGVEEIPADTLVRWSDASLELFYGRPSPERQAELAALVGEFHQRLTRQVADGAGGLIGALREHRLPDGSALDVPTAVAVCFFVLIAGQSTTGQLISNVLRTTCDDPSAWERAAHDADFARDWVDEVLRREPPVTTWRRVAARDTTLSGVTVPAGADLLLMLMGTGSDPSVFPEPERLCPHRENTRRHLSFGAGRHRCPGALLARTEAAIALGTAARLLPGVRLVDDADPDMLGLLSFRAPRRVLVERRTRA; encoded by the coding sequence ATGGCAGGCGGGACGATCCCGGCGACGGACGAGGACGCTCTGGCCTCCCTCGACCTCTTCGGCGACGGGTTCGTCGCCGATCCGTACCCGGCCTTCGCCGCCCTGCAGCGTTCCGCGCCGGTGCACCAGGACCGGGCGACCGGCCTGTGGCTGGTCAGCAGGTACGAGGACGTCGAACGGATCCTGCTCGACCCGGCCGGCTTCCTGCCGGACAACGCCCAGCACGCCGTCACCCGCCTGCCCGTCCCGGCACTGCGGATCCTCGCCCGGGCCGGCTTCACCCTGCCGCCGGCCCTCGCCAACAACGGCGGGCCGACCCACACCGGTCTGCGCCGTCTCGTCACACGGTTCTTCAGCGCGGACCGGGTGACCGGTGCCGTCCCGCTCATCGAGCGGACGGCGCGTGAGCTGCTCACCGGCGCCGACGACGAGCTGACCGCGACCGGCACGTACGACCTCGCCCGCGACTTCGCCCGGCTGCTGCCCTGCCGGGTGATGATGCGGCTGCTGGGCGTCGAGGAGATCCCGGCGGACACCCTGGTGCGGTGGAGCGACGCGTCACTGGAGCTGTTCTACGGAAGGCCCTCGCCCGAGCGTCAGGCGGAGCTGGCCGCGCTGGTCGGGGAATTCCACCAGCGGCTCACCCGGCAGGTCGCGGACGGCGCCGGCGGCCTCATCGGCGCCCTGCGCGAACACCGGCTGCCGGACGGCTCGGCGCTCGACGTGCCGACGGCCGTGGCGGTCTGCTTCTTCGTCCTCATCGCCGGGCAGTCGACCACGGGCCAGCTCATCTCCAACGTCCTGCGCACCACCTGCGACGACCCCTCGGCGTGGGAACGGGCGGCACACGACGCCGACTTCGCGCGCGACTGGGTGGACGAGGTCCTGCGCCGCGAACCGCCCGTCACCACGTGGCGCCGTGTGGCGGCACGGGACACGACGCTGTCCGGCGTCACCGTGCCGGCGGGGGCCGATCTGCTGCTGATGCTGATGGGGACCGGCTCCGACCCGTCCGTCTTCCCCGAGCCGGAGCGGCTGTGCCCGCACCGCGAGAACACCCGCCGCCACCTGTCCTTCGGCGCCGGACGCCACCGCTGCCCCGGAGCCCTCCTGGCCCGCACCGAAGCGGCGATCGCCCTCGGCACGGCCGCCCGGCTCCTCCCGGGCGTACGCCTCGTCGACGACGCGGACCCCGACATGCTGGGCCTGCTGTCCTTCCGGGCACCACGACGCGTCCTGGTGGAACGACGCACCCGCGCCTGA